The window CAACAATACCGGCTCTCACGTCTGGAACGCGCCATAAGCATTGAAAACGCCCGGCAAATGAAGCACCACCTATCCCGATATCGGGATAGGTGGGAAATTTCATGCGCAAGCTTCCGAGTGTTTTGTTCGCCGCCGCTTTGATCGCTGCGCCAAGTCTCGCGCTGGCGCAGACGCCGCCGAATGCGCAGGAGCGTGCGCGCATTGACCGGATATTGCGCCGCACGCCGCTGATCGATGGACACAACGATCTGCCGTGGGAAATCCGCGATAGCCACAACAACAATCTCGATGCCGTCGATCTCAATAGCGATACGCGCCAGCTCACGCCGCCGCTGCATACCGATATCGCGCGCCTGCGCGAAGGCCGCGTGGGCGGGCAATTCTGGTCGGTCTATGTGCCGGCGGCCCTCAAAGGCACTGCGGCGACCGAAGCTGTGTTCGAGCAGATTGATCTCACCCGCCGCATCATCGCGCGTTACCCGCGCGCGTTCGAATTCGCCGATAGCGCCGACGACATCGTGCGTATCCACCGCGCCGGCCGCATCGCTTCGATGTTCGGCATGGAGGGCGGCGAGGCGATCAACAACAATTTGGCGATGGTGCGCGAATTCCGCCAAGCGGGCGTGCTCTATATGACTCTGACGCACGGCCAGAACACCGATTGGGTCGATAGCGCCACGGCCGAGCCGCAGCACGGCGGGCTGACGCCGTTCGGTGAGGATGTCGTGCGCGAGATGAACCGCGTCGGCATGCTGGTGGATCTGAGCCACGTGTCGGCCGATGCGATGCGCGATGCGCTGCGTGTCAGCACGGCGCCGGTGATTTTCTCGCACTCCTCGGCGTTTGCGATCACGCCACATCCGCGCAACGTGCCGGATGACGTGCTGGAGCTGGTGCGCGCCAATGGCGGCGTGGTGATGGTCAATTTCTATCCGGGCTTCGTCGACAACAACGTGCGCAGCTGGAGTGCGAACCGCGCCGCTGAAGAAGCGCGGCTGAAGGCGCTCAATCCTGGCAGCGCTGCTGCGGTGAGCCAAGGGCTGGTCGCGTGGGCGGCGGCAAATCCGCGTCCGACAACGCCGCTCTCAGCTGTCGCCGATCACATTGAGCACATTGGCCGCGTCGCCGGCCGCGCGCATGTCGGCATTGGTTCGGATTATGACGGCGTGCCGTTCCTGCCCGAAGGTCTGGACGGCGTGGAAGATTATCCCGCGCTGTTTGTCGAGCTCGCGCGCCGGGGCTGGAGCGATGCGGAGCTGGCGGGCCTCGCCGGCGGCAATCTCTTGCGAGCGCTTCGCCAAGCCGAACGCGTCGCCGCGCGGGATTGAGGCGCAAGCCTTGGCTCTCTTGCTCTCAATCGTGTAGCGCTACCGCATGAGCCAAGACGCCCCCAGCGCCGGCCGGTTCGAGGGCCGGGTCCATATTTTGCCGGTGCGGATCTATTACGAGGACACGGATTTCACCGGCCTCGTCTATCACGCCAATTACGTCCGCTATTGCGAGCGCGGGCGCAGCGATTTTCTGCGCCTCGCCGGTGTGCGCCATTCGCTGTTGCTGGCGGAGGCCGAGCCGCTGGGCTTTGCGGTTAACAAAGTTAACCTCGAATTTCTGAAGCCGGCCTGGATCGATGACGCGCTGATCGTCCGCTCCATGTTCGAAACAATCAAAGGCCCGCGCATTTTCATCAGTCAGGAGATTGAGCGGGCGGGGGAAATCCTGGTTCGCGCCGAGGTCCAAGTCTGTTGCATAAGCCTCACAGGTAAGCCCAAGAGGCCGCCACCGGTGCTTTTGGACCGGCTTAAACCATTTCTAGAGCCGTGAGCGTCCAGCTTTTGACAAACTCCCCTGGCCTTAACGCACAGGTTAAGCCAGCGGGGGCGCGGCTGAATCCTTAGTCGCGGAAGCGGGAGCGAGCATGGAATCCGGCGCAGAACAGATCACCGTCTTTTCGTTGTTCCTTCAGGCCGACCCGGTCGTGAAGGCGGTGATGCTGATCTTGGCTATCGCCTCGATCTGGTCGTGGGCAGTGGCCGTCGACAAATGGATGCAATTTGGCGACCTGGAGCAGGCCGCACGCAAATTCGAACGCGATTTCTTTTCGGGTCGCACCGTCGATGAGATCGACGATCGCGGCGGCGACAAGCCGCGCGATGCGCTGGCGCGGGTGTTTGCGGCGGCCTCTCGCGAATTCCGCGAAGCGCGTCGCACCGGAATGCCGACGGGTGACGCCGCCAATCTTCTGCTCGCGCGCGCTGATCGCCTGATGCAAGCGCAAGTCTCGCGCGAACTCGGCCGCGCTTCGCGCAATTTGGGCGTGCTCGCCACGGTGGGCGCCGCATCGCCGTTCATCGGCCTCTTCGGCACGGTTTGGGGCATCATGAACGCCTTCACCGACATCGCCGAGCAACAACAAACCAATCTCGCCGTCGTGGCGCCCGGCATTGCCGAAGCTTTGTTCGCGACCGGCCTCGGTCTTGTCGCCGCTATCCCTGCGGTTATTTTCTACAACAAGTTCTCGGGCGATCTCGATCGCTTCGCGGATCGTCTTGAGACGTTCAGCGATGAAGTCGCCGCGCGTCTATCGCGCCGTCTGGGCGAACGCTAATGGGCATGGGTTTAGCGCCCTCGTCGGGAGGCGGGCGTCGCGCACGACGTCGCCGCGGCCGGCTCAGCGAAATCAACGTCACGCCGTTCGTAGACGTGATGCTCGTGCTGCTCATCGTGTTCATGGTGACGGCGCCGCTGCTGACTGTGAGCATTCCCATCGAACTGCCGCGCACGGAGGCCAAGCAATCGCCAGCCGAGACCGAGCCGCTCTCGATCACCATTCGCGATGACGGCGTCATCTTCCTTCAGGAAACCCAAGTCACGATCGAAGAATTGGTGCCGAACCTGCGCGCCATTTCCGACAACGGCTATGATCGCGCGATCTACATTCGCGGCGATGCACGCACGTCGTGGGATACGATGGCGCAAGTGCTGGCGAGCGTGAGCTCTGGCGGCTTCACCAAGCTGCAATTGGTGACGGACACCCAAGAGGGCGGCCAACGACGCGCGTCTGGCGGGGGCGACTAGGCACATGCGCCCCGGCGTCTTCGTCTCGATCATCGGCCATATCGGCGCCGTCTGGATGACGATGCTGGCTTGGGAGGCGCGCCCCGCGCTGCTGCCGATGGCGGGCGCTGTGGTCCCGGTTGAGATCGTGGACGTCGCGGTGGAGTCCAACGTGCGCGCGCTGCAAGAAGCGGACGCGCAGGAAGAAGAAACCGCAGCACAAGACGAGACGATCCCTGAAGAGGCGGAGACAACGCCCGCTTCGGCGCCTGAACCCGCGCCGCGCCCACGCGATCGGAATCGGGACGCCTTCGAAGAATTGCTCAACGATCCAGGCCTGATCGACCGCAGCAAGGATCGTGCGCGCCCGCGTCCAAACAACGGCGAAATCGCGGAAAACACGCGCCAAGGCGCGGGGCCAGGCACGGCGGAATATGTGGCGCTTGAGGATCGCGCCCGCGCTCTGGCGCGCGCGCATCTGCGCCGCTGCTGGCGCATGCCGGCCGATTTGCCCGATCCCGATCGCTTGGTGGTGACGGTTGAATTCGATCTCAACCGCAACGGAACACTGAACGGCCAGCCGCGCGTTACCAACCCGCG is drawn from Vitreimonas flagellata and contains these coding sequences:
- a CDS encoding dipeptidase, with protein sequence MRKLPSVLFAAALIAAPSLALAQTPPNAQERARIDRILRRTPLIDGHNDLPWEIRDSHNNNLDAVDLNSDTRQLTPPLHTDIARLREGRVGGQFWSVYVPAALKGTAATEAVFEQIDLTRRIIARYPRAFEFADSADDIVRIHRAGRIASMFGMEGGEAINNNLAMVREFRQAGVLYMTLTHGQNTDWVDSATAEPQHGGLTPFGEDVVREMNRVGMLVDLSHVSADAMRDALRVSTAPVIFSHSSAFAITPHPRNVPDDVLELVRANGGVVMVNFYPGFVDNNVRSWSANRAAEEARLKALNPGSAAAVSQGLVAWAAANPRPTTPLSAVADHIEHIGRVAGRAHVGIGSDYDGVPFLPEGLDGVEDYPALFVELARRGWSDAELAGLAGGNLLRALRQAERVAARD
- a CDS encoding YbgC/FadM family acyl-CoA thioesterase, with product MSQDAPSAGRFEGRVHILPVRIYYEDTDFTGLVYHANYVRYCERGRSDFLRLAGVRHSLLLAEAEPLGFAVNKVNLEFLKPAWIDDALIVRSMFETIKGPRIFISQEIERAGEILVRAEVQVCCISLTGKPKRPPPVLLDRLKPFLEP
- the tolQ gene encoding protein TolQ encodes the protein MESGAEQITVFSLFLQADPVVKAVMLILAIASIWSWAVAVDKWMQFGDLEQAARKFERDFFSGRTVDEIDDRGGDKPRDALARVFAAASREFREARRTGMPTGDAANLLLARADRLMQAQVSRELGRASRNLGVLATVGAASPFIGLFGTVWGIMNAFTDIAEQQQTNLAVVAPGIAEALFATGLGLVAAIPAVIFYNKFSGDLDRFADRLETFSDEVAARLSRRLGER
- a CDS encoding ExbD/TolR family protein; the encoded protein is MGMGLAPSSGGGRRARRRRGRLSEINVTPFVDVMLVLLIVFMVTAPLLTVSIPIELPRTEAKQSPAETEPLSITIRDDGVIFLQETQVTIEELVPNLRAISDNGYDRAIYIRGDARTSWDTMAQVLASVSSGGFTKLQLVTDTQEGGQRRASGGGD
- a CDS encoding cell envelope integrity protein TolA — protein: MRPGVFVSIIGHIGAVWMTMLAWEARPALLPMAGAVVPVEIVDVAVESNVRALQEADAQEEETAAQDETIPEEAETTPASAPEPAPRPRDRNRDAFEELLNDPGLIDRSKDRARPRPNNGEIAENTRQGAGPGTAEYVALEDRARALARAHLRRCWRMPADLPDPDRLVVTVEFDLNRNGTLNGQPRVTNPRNSTFDPAMRTAVEAALRAVRTCDPFPFADDPVVGERYDVWRRQVYTFRPSL